In Hippocampus zosterae strain Florida chromosome 3, ASM2543408v3, whole genome shotgun sequence, a genomic segment contains:
- the phf21ab gene encoding PHD finger protein 21A isoform X9 — MLQLDAFPTGDGVQADPSAERLTASMMELQTLQEALKVEIQIHQKLVAQMKQDPQNADLKKQLHELQAKITSLSEKQKKVVEQLRKELLVKQEPESKVQLQVHAPPVGGDVNKPSNLMQSQQIPAGLQQTLTVTPVLTTKTLPLVLKAAATPSLPGSILPQRPATVTMVTTAISKPDAHNAPINLQVAGKLSAHSLEPLRLVSKNAMLQVRPKPASPANIPIAPAPPPPMMAAPQLLQRPVMLATKLSPSLSSAAPIHQLRIVNGQPCVKTGAAPLTGIVIATPTTAACLASPARAPDPASVAPAPIPAQPLQISGVTAEPKQTVKSGGGAEHKPVGALPSSSTPPLSPPPRPKKEESPEKLAFMVSLGLVTHDHLEEIQSKRQERKRRTTANPVYSGAVFEPERKKSAVSYLNSPLHLGTRKRANDDSLSKILKKEEAIPWPGTLAIVHSYIAYKEAKEEEKQKLIKWSAELRLEREQLEQRVKQLSNSITKCMETKNGILARQKEMQLSLDKVKHLVRLIQAFNFNPATCDPDGRDVRVRDAAVPPEAEAASPHVEPTPPEVEAGDAAESDKAEERAPERSETTCGDADRRDDVTRGADDRGGAQTEPAVWAEGTAEGETVAPAQVDAATSSEAPTQATANGTGEPPLPLPPPPLTPSAADVPAADSENKMSITGPSETATRDKRDINDSNSKTSEPSQHCVPAE; from the exons ATGCTTCAGTTGGATGCTTTTCCCACCGGAGACGGCGTTCAG GCTGATCCATCAGCTGAAAGACTGACTGCGTCAATGATGGAATTACAGACGTTGCAGGAGGCTTTGAAGGTGGAGATCCAGATCCATCAG AAACTGGTGGCCCAGATGAAGCAGGACCCTCAG AACGCAGATCTGAAGAAGCAACTTCATGAACTCCAAGCAAAGATCACCTCACTGAGCGAGAAGCAG AAAAAGGTGGTCGAGCAGCTGAGGAAAGAGCTGCTGGTCAAGCAAGAACCAGAATCCAAAGTGCAGCTGCAGGTCCACGCGCCTCCTGTGGGGGGCGATGTCAACAAGCCCAGCAACCTGATGCAGAGCCAGCAGATTCCTGCGGGGCTGCAGCAG acgcTGACAGTGACGCCGGTCCTCACCACCAAGACGCTACCACTGGTGCTGAAAGCCGCGGCCACGCCCTCCCTGCCCGGCTCCATCCTGCCGCAACGCCCGGCCACTGTCACCATGGTGACCACCGCCATCTCCAAACCCGACGCGCACAACGCCCCCATCAACCTGCAGGTGGCGGGCAAGCTCAGCGCTCACAGTTTGGAGCCGCTGAGGCTCGTTTCCAAGAACGCCATGCTG CAGGTCAGACCAaagcccgcctcgcccgccaaCATCCCCATcgcccccgcgccccccccgcCCATGATGGCGGCGCCGCAACTGCTGCAGAGGCCCGTCATGTTGGCCACCAAGCTGTCGCCTTCGCTTTCGTCGGCCGCGCCCATTCACCAGCTGCGCATCGTCAACGGGCAGCCCTGCGTCAAGACGGGCGCCGCCCCTTTGACCGGCATCGTCATCGCCACGCCCACCACGGCCGCCTGCCTCGCCAGCCCCGCCCGTGCGCCCGACCCCGCCTCCgtcgcccccgcccccattccCGCCCAGCCTCTCCAGATCAGCGGCGTGACCGCCGAGCCCAAG CAGACTGTTAAATCAGGAGGCGGAGCCGAGCACAAGCCGGTCGGCGCGCTCCCCTCTTCGTCGACTCCGCCCTTGTCTCCGCCCCCCAGGCCCAAGAAGGAGGAGAGTCCAGAG AAACTGGCCTTTATGGTGTCCTTGGGTCTGGTAACGCACGACCACTTGGAAG AGattcagagcaaacggcaggagaggaagaggagaacgACGGCCAACCCCGTCTACAGCGGCGCCGTGTTTGAGCCGGAG AGGAAAAAGAGCGCCGTGAGTTACCTGAACAGCCCCCTGCACCTGGGGACCCGGAAGAGAG CCAACGACGACTCCCTTTCCAAG ATCCTCAAGAAAGAAGAAGCCATTCCGTGGCCCGGAACGCTGGCCATCGTCCACTCCTACATCGCCTACAAAGAAG cgaaagaagaagagaagcaGAAGCTCATCAAGTGGAGTGCGGAACTGCGGCTGGAGCGTGAGCAGCTGGAGCAACGAGTCAAGCAGCTCAGCAACTCCATCACG AAGTGCATGGAGACCAAGAACGGCATCCTGGCTCGCCAGAAGGAGATGCAGCTGTCCCTGGACAAAGTCAAACATCTGGTCCGCCTCATCCAGGCCTTCAACTTCAACCCGGCGACTTGCGACCCCGATGGCAGGGACGTACGAGTCCGAGATGCGGCGGTGCCGCCGGAAGCCGAGGCGGCCTCGCCTCACGTTGAGCCGACACCGCCCGAGGTCGAGGCCGGCGATGCGGCCGAGAGCGACAAAGCCGAGGAGCGGGCGCCAGAGAGGAGCGAGACCACCTGCGGGGACGCCGACCGTCGCGACGACGTCACGCGTGGAGCGGATGATCGAGGAGGCGCTCAGACGGAACCTGCCGTGTGGGCGGAGGGCACGGCGGAGGGCGAGACTGTCGCGCCTGCGCAGGTGGACGCGGCGACTTCCTCGGAGGCGCCGACGCAGGCCACCGCCAACGGTACGGGTGagccgccgctgccgctgccgccgccgccgctcaccCCCTCCGCGGCGGACGTCCCCGCCGCCGACTCTGAGAACAAAATGTCCATCACCGGCCCTTCGGAGACGGCCACGCGGGACAAACGGGACATCAACGACAGCAACAGCAAAACCTCAGAACCCTCCCAGCATTGTGTGCCAGCAGAGTGA
- the phf21ab gene encoding PHD finger protein 21A isoform X3: MLQLDAFPTGDGVQADPSAERLTASMMELQTLQEALKVEIQIHQKLVAQMKQDPQNADLKKQLHELQAKITSLSEKQKKVVEQLRKELLVKQEPESKVQLQVHAPPVGGDVNKPSNLMQSQQIPAGLQQTLTVTPVLTTKTLPLVLKAAATPSLPGSILPQRPATVTMVTTAISKPDAHNAPINLQVAGKLSAHSLEPLRLVSKNAMLVRPKPASPANIPIAPAPPPPMMAAPQLLQRPVMLATKLSPSLSSAAPIHQLRIVNGQPCVKTGAAPLTGIVIATPTTAACLASPARAPDPASVAPAPIPAQPLQISGVTAEPKQTVKSGGGAEHKPVGALPSSSTPPLSPPPRPKKEESPEKLAFMVSLGLVTHDHLEEIQSKRQERKRRTTANPVYSGAVFEPERKKSAVSYLNSPLHLGTRKRANDDSLSKVCHADCCCSSPLSIFFFFFFFFFPSLSSVSFHPGRPPKYGGVPELGCLTPTSPSSPARPLPLPSPSSGDGDIHEDFCTVCRRSGQLLMCDTCSRVYHLDCLEPPLKSIPKGMWICPKCQDQILKKEEAIPWPGTLAIVHSYIAYKEAKEEEKQKLIKWSAELRLEREQLEQRVKQLSNSITKCMETKNGILARQKEMQLSLDKVKHLVRLIQAFNFNPATCDPDGRDVRVRDAAVPPEAEAASPHVEPTPPEVEAGDAAESDKAEERAPERSETTCGDADRRDDVTRGADDRGGAQTEPAVWAEGTAEGETVAPAQVDAATSSEAPTQATANGTGEPPLPLPPPPLTPSAADVPAADSENKMSITGPSETATRDKRDINDSNSKTSEPSQHCVPAE, encoded by the exons ATGCTTCAGTTGGATGCTTTTCCCACCGGAGACGGCGTTCAG GCTGATCCATCAGCTGAAAGACTGACTGCGTCAATGATGGAATTACAGACGTTGCAGGAGGCTTTGAAGGTGGAGATCCAGATCCATCAG AAACTGGTGGCCCAGATGAAGCAGGACCCTCAG AACGCAGATCTGAAGAAGCAACTTCATGAACTCCAAGCAAAGATCACCTCACTGAGCGAGAAGCAG AAAAAGGTGGTCGAGCAGCTGAGGAAAGAGCTGCTGGTCAAGCAAGAACCAGAATCCAAAGTGCAGCTGCAGGTCCACGCGCCTCCTGTGGGGGGCGATGTCAACAAGCCCAGCAACCTGATGCAGAGCCAGCAGATTCCTGCGGGGCTGCAGCAG acgcTGACAGTGACGCCGGTCCTCACCACCAAGACGCTACCACTGGTGCTGAAAGCCGCGGCCACGCCCTCCCTGCCCGGCTCCATCCTGCCGCAACGCCCGGCCACTGTCACCATGGTGACCACCGCCATCTCCAAACCCGACGCGCACAACGCCCCCATCAACCTGCAGGTGGCGGGCAAGCTCAGCGCTCACAGTTTGGAGCCGCTGAGGCTCGTTTCCAAGAACGCCATGCTG GTCAGACCAaagcccgcctcgcccgccaaCATCCCCATcgcccccgcgccccccccgcCCATGATGGCGGCGCCGCAACTGCTGCAGAGGCCCGTCATGTTGGCCACCAAGCTGTCGCCTTCGCTTTCGTCGGCCGCGCCCATTCACCAGCTGCGCATCGTCAACGGGCAGCCCTGCGTCAAGACGGGCGCCGCCCCTTTGACCGGCATCGTCATCGCCACGCCCACCACGGCCGCCTGCCTCGCCAGCCCCGCCCGTGCGCCCGACCCCGCCTCCgtcgcccccgcccccattccCGCCCAGCCTCTCCAGATCAGCGGCGTGACCGCCGAGCCCAAG CAGACTGTTAAATCAGGAGGCGGAGCCGAGCACAAGCCGGTCGGCGCGCTCCCCTCTTCGTCGACTCCGCCCTTGTCTCCGCCCCCCAGGCCCAAGAAGGAGGAGAGTCCAGAG AAACTGGCCTTTATGGTGTCCTTGGGTCTGGTAACGCACGACCACTTGGAAG AGattcagagcaaacggcaggagaggaagaggagaacgACGGCCAACCCCGTCTACAGCGGCGCCGTGTTTGAGCCGGAG AGGAAAAAGAGCGCCGTGAGTTACCTGAACAGCCCCCTGCACCTGGGGACCCGGAAGAGAG CCAACGACGACTCCCTTTCCAAGGTATGTCACGCAGACTGTTGTTGTTCTTCCCCcctctccatctttttttttttttttttttttttttttccgtctttgtCGTCTGTCTCATTCCACCCAGGTCGCCCACCCAAATACGGCGGCGTCCCGGAGCTGGGCTGCCTCACCCCGACCTCCCCCTCCAGCCccgcccgccccctccccctgccCAGCCCCAGCTCTGGGGAT GGAGACATCCATGAGGACTTCTGCACTGTGTGCAGACGCAGTGGCCAGTTGCTCATGTGCGACACGTGTTCTCGTGTCTATCACCTGGACTGCCTGGAACCGCCCCTGAAAAGCATTCCTAAAGGCATGTGGATCTGTCCCAAATGCCAAGATCAG ATCCTCAAGAAAGAAGAAGCCATTCCGTGGCCCGGAACGCTGGCCATCGTCCACTCCTACATCGCCTACAAAGAAG cgaaagaagaagagaagcaGAAGCTCATCAAGTGGAGTGCGGAACTGCGGCTGGAGCGTGAGCAGCTGGAGCAACGAGTCAAGCAGCTCAGCAACTCCATCACG AAGTGCATGGAGACCAAGAACGGCATCCTGGCTCGCCAGAAGGAGATGCAGCTGTCCCTGGACAAAGTCAAACATCTGGTCCGCCTCATCCAGGCCTTCAACTTCAACCCGGCGACTTGCGACCCCGATGGCAGGGACGTACGAGTCCGAGATGCGGCGGTGCCGCCGGAAGCCGAGGCGGCCTCGCCTCACGTTGAGCCGACACCGCCCGAGGTCGAGGCCGGCGATGCGGCCGAGAGCGACAAAGCCGAGGAGCGGGCGCCAGAGAGGAGCGAGACCACCTGCGGGGACGCCGACCGTCGCGACGACGTCACGCGTGGAGCGGATGATCGAGGAGGCGCTCAGACGGAACCTGCCGTGTGGGCGGAGGGCACGGCGGAGGGCGAGACTGTCGCGCCTGCGCAGGTGGACGCGGCGACTTCCTCGGAGGCGCCGACGCAGGCCACCGCCAACGGTACGGGTGagccgccgctgccgctgccgccgccgccgctcaccCCCTCCGCGGCGGACGTCCCCGCCGCCGACTCTGAGAACAAAATGTCCATCACCGGCCCTTCGGAGACGGCCACGCGGGACAAACGGGACATCAACGACAGCAACAGCAAAACCTCAGAACCCTCCCAGCATTGTGTGCCAGCAGAGTGA